The following proteins are encoded in a genomic region of Catellatospora sp. TT07R-123:
- a CDS encoding pectate lyase — MYPRRRRTALLASAAALLTALTAGALMAAPAAQAASGCQVAYSVTSQWPGGFSANIAITNLGSAVNGWTLNWTFTAGQAVTQAWGFTANPASGAVTARNVDYTAAIPTNGTVSVGFNGSWNNSANPVPASFTLNGTVCTGSVTSPAPSATRSTAPSPSRSVTPSPSSNPGTVPTWPTKSGDAGLPNGTIQVSGVFDGGMKRYCCIGDGGQSESQDPMFELANGATIKNVILGSPAGDGIHCLGTCTIQNVWWEDVGEDAATFLQTNGGTSYIIGGGAKSASDKVFQHNGNGTVNISGFYVENAGKLYRACGNCTNSYQRNVVIDNVWVKTTSVVAGINTNWGDTARFTRINVYSTSTIICDKYKGAPKGSEPTHIGSGADGVNCFYNPTDIIQR; from the coding sequence ATGTACCCACGACGGCGCCGTACGGCGCTGCTCGCCTCAGCCGCGGCACTGCTGACAGCCCTGACCGCCGGGGCGCTCATGGCCGCCCCCGCCGCCCAGGCCGCCAGCGGCTGCCAGGTCGCCTACTCGGTCACGTCCCAGTGGCCGGGCGGGTTCAGCGCCAACATCGCCATCACCAACCTCGGCTCGGCCGTCAACGGCTGGACCCTGAACTGGACGTTCACCGCGGGCCAGGCCGTGACCCAGGCGTGGGGGTTCACCGCGAACCCCGCCAGCGGCGCGGTCACCGCCCGCAACGTCGACTACACCGCCGCCATCCCGACCAACGGCACGGTCAGCGTCGGGTTCAACGGCTCCTGGAACAACTCGGCCAACCCGGTGCCCGCCTCGTTCACCCTCAACGGGACGGTCTGCACCGGATCGGTGACCAGCCCGGCGCCGAGCGCCACCCGCAGCACGGCCCCCAGCCCGTCGCGCTCGGTGACGCCTTCCCCGTCGTCCAATCCGGGCACCGTCCCGACGTGGCCGACGAAGTCCGGTGACGCCGGCCTGCCCAACGGCACCATCCAGGTCAGCGGCGTGTTCGACGGCGGCATGAAACGCTACTGCTGCATCGGCGACGGCGGACAATCCGAAAGCCAAGACCCCATGTTCGAACTCGCCAACGGCGCCACCATCAAAAACGTCATCCTCGGCTCCCCCGCCGGAGACGGCATCCACTGCCTGGGCACCTGCACCATCCAAAACGTCTGGTGGGAAGACGTCGGCGAAGACGCCGCCACCTTCCTCCAGACCAACGGCGGCACCTCCTACATCATCGGCGGAGGCGCCAAATCCGCCTCCGACAAGGTGTTCCAGCACAACGGCAACGGCACCGTCAACATCAGCGGCTTCTACGTCGAAAACGCCGGCAAGCTCTACCGCGCCTGCGGCAACTGCACCAACAGCTACCAGCGCAACGTCGTCATCGACAACGTCTGGGTCAAGACCACCAGCGTCGTAGCCGGCATCAACACCAACTGGGGCGACACCGCCCGCTTCACCCGCATCAACGTCTACAGCACCAGCACCATCATCTGCGACAAATACAAAGGCGCACCCAAGGGCAGCGAACCCACCCACATCGGCAGCGGCGCCGACGGCGTCAACTGCTTCTACAACCCCACCGACATCATCCAGCGGTAG
- a CDS encoding RNA polymerase sigma factor: MGHDFDALYAAHFTSLTAQLYAYLGDRQEAQDVTQEAFCRALARWRDVSAYDDPVAWVRRVAWNLATSHFRRLKVAAAFRRRHREEQVPAPSPDRVALFAALRTLSPQPRQAVVLHYLADQSVADIAVSMQVSTGTVKSWLHRARTALAGQLQPAPDAEEARDA, translated from the coding sequence ATGGGGCACGACTTCGACGCGCTGTACGCGGCGCACTTCACCTCGCTGACGGCGCAGCTTTACGCGTACCTCGGGGACCGGCAGGAGGCGCAGGACGTCACCCAGGAGGCGTTCTGCCGGGCGCTGGCCCGCTGGCGCGACGTCAGCGCGTACGACGACCCGGTCGCCTGGGTGCGCCGGGTCGCCTGGAACCTCGCCACCTCGCACTTCCGGCGGCTGAAGGTCGCCGCGGCGTTCCGGCGCAGGCACCGGGAGGAGCAGGTCCCGGCGCCGAGCCCGGACCGCGTCGCGCTGTTCGCCGCGCTGCGCACGCTGTCGCCGCAGCCCCGGCAGGCGGTGGTGCTGCACTACCTGGCCGACCAGTCGGTGGCCGACATCGCCGTGTCGATGCAGGTGTCGACCGGCACCGTGAAGTCGTGGCTGCACCGGGCGCGTACCGCGCTGGCCGGGCAGCTCCAGCCCGCCCCGGACGCCGAGGAGGCCCGCGATGCCTGA
- a CDS encoding CBS domain-containing protein, whose translation MDMLMVRDIMTGAPIHVDRQAPMVDVARLMREHGIDDVLVTDGDKLLGVVTARDLVLALADDLDPHNTTAEDLAGPEPISVHAEDGVDEAVRLMRAHELHRLPVLEAERVVGMVTWIDVDRPTGRADR comes from the coding sequence ATGGACATGCTCATGGTCCGCGACATCATGACCGGGGCGCCGATCCACGTGGACCGCCAGGCCCCGATGGTCGACGTGGCCCGCCTGATGCGCGAGCACGGCATCGACGACGTGCTGGTCACCGACGGAGACAAGCTGCTGGGCGTGGTCACCGCACGCGACCTCGTGCTCGCGCTGGCCGACGATCTCGACCCGCACAACACCACCGCCGAGGACCTGGCCGGCCCGGAGCCGATCTCGGTGCACGCCGAGGACGGCGTGGACGAGGCGGTGCGCCTGATGCGGGCGCACGAGCTGCACCGGCTGCCGGTGCTGGAGGCCGAACGGGTCGTCGGCATGGTGACCTGGATCGACGTCGACCGGCCGACCGGGCGCGCCGACCGGTAG
- a CDS encoding LysR family transcriptional regulator ArgP, producing MDSAQLETFAAVVREGSFDAAARALSLTPSAVSQRIKALEQAAGQVLVRRAKPCRATEAGEPLLRLAGQLALLEREALDTARGGGGADWTRVPIVVNADSLATWFLPALAALPPGLRLLFDVHQDDQEYTADLLRGGTAMAAVTAQHVPVQGCRVQRLGTMHYVAVASPALRAAWFADGVTEQALAAAPMLVLNRRDQLQHRFLRTVTRRRLDPPVHYVPAVGAFNEAIRLGLGWGMAPERFCGDDLAAGRYEQLTPGRRVSVPLYWQHWRLESAALTALTGAVRAVAATALD from the coding sequence CTGGACTCGGCGCAGCTGGAGACGTTCGCGGCCGTGGTGCGGGAGGGCAGCTTCGACGCCGCCGCCCGCGCGCTCAGCCTCACCCCGTCGGCGGTGAGCCAGCGCATCAAGGCGCTGGAGCAGGCGGCGGGCCAGGTGCTGGTGCGCCGGGCAAAGCCCTGCCGGGCGACCGAGGCGGGCGAGCCGCTGCTGCGCCTGGCGGGGCAGCTGGCCCTGCTGGAGCGGGAGGCGCTGGACACCGCGCGCGGCGGCGGGGGCGCCGACTGGACCCGGGTGCCGATCGTCGTCAACGCCGACTCGCTGGCCACCTGGTTCCTGCCCGCGCTGGCCGCGCTGCCGCCGGGGCTGCGGCTGCTGTTCGACGTGCACCAGGACGACCAGGAGTACACCGCCGACCTGCTGCGCGGCGGCACGGCGATGGCGGCGGTGACCGCCCAGCACGTGCCGGTGCAGGGGTGCCGGGTCCAACGGCTGGGCACGATGCACTACGTGGCGGTGGCCAGCCCGGCGCTGCGCGCGGCCTGGTTCGCCGACGGCGTGACCGAGCAGGCCCTGGCAGCCGCGCCGATGCTGGTGCTCAACCGGCGCGACCAGCTCCAGCACCGCTTCCTGCGTACGGTGACCCGGCGGCGGCTGGACCCGCCGGTCCACTACGTCCCGGCGGTGGGCGCCTTCAACGAGGCGATCCGGCTCGGCCTGGGCTGGGGGATGGCGCCCGAGCGCTTCTGCGGCGACGACCTCGCCGCCGGGCGCTACGAGCAGCTGACGCCCGGACGCCGGGTGAGCGTGCCGCTGTACTGGCAGCACTGGCGCCTGGAGTCGGCGGCGCTGACCGCCCTCACCGGGGCGGTGCGGGCGGTCGCGGCCACCGCCCTGGACTGA
- a CDS encoding Gfo/Idh/MocA family protein, whose product MAEPIRYAVIGRGWRAQFFFKLAALMPDRLQVTGVMTRSAQAAAEVAAQWRLPVVQDLDELLRTGDPEYVITSVPWEVNPGLVEALVGRGLPVLSETPPAPDPAGLRALWDSVGAARQVQVAEQYLLLPDHAARLAVLRSGVIGTPTSAQVSSTHGYHAVSMLRGMLGVGLDPASVQARAFTAPLADPLVPAGWRDDATPRPATTTLATIDFGDGRSGLYDFTDNQWWNPLRSRRIVVRGSLGELVDDRVVRLLDHRPVESELRRRHSGRDLNLEGFDLDHVSFDGAVVYRNAYAGARLSDEEIAIASILEATGRWCRDEAEPPYPLADACQDHLISLAIDESVRTGRTVPVGTEPWAA is encoded by the coding sequence ATGGCAGAACCCATCCGGTACGCGGTGATCGGGCGCGGTTGGCGCGCGCAGTTCTTCTTCAAGCTGGCGGCACTGATGCCCGACCGGCTCCAGGTCACCGGGGTGATGACCCGTTCGGCGCAGGCCGCCGCCGAGGTCGCCGCCCAGTGGCGGCTGCCGGTCGTGCAGGACCTCGACGAGCTGCTGCGCACCGGCGACCCCGAGTACGTGATCACGTCGGTGCCGTGGGAGGTCAACCCCGGCCTGGTCGAGGCGCTGGTCGGGCGGGGGCTGCCGGTGCTGTCGGAGACGCCGCCCGCCCCCGACCCGGCCGGGCTGCGGGCGCTGTGGGACAGCGTCGGCGCGGCTCGGCAGGTGCAGGTCGCCGAGCAGTACCTGCTGCTGCCCGACCACGCCGCCCGGCTGGCCGTGCTGCGCTCCGGCGTGATCGGCACCCCGACCTCGGCGCAGGTGTCCTCGACGCACGGCTACCACGCGGTGTCGATGCTGCGCGGCATGCTCGGCGTCGGCCTGGACCCGGCGAGCGTGCAGGCGCGGGCGTTCACCGCGCCGCTGGCCGACCCGCTGGTCCCGGCCGGGTGGCGCGACGACGCCACCCCGCGCCCGGCGACGACCACGCTGGCCACGATCGACTTCGGCGACGGCCGCAGCGGGCTGTACGACTTCACCGACAACCAGTGGTGGAACCCGCTGCGCAGCCGCCGCATCGTGGTGCGCGGCAGCCTCGGCGAGCTGGTCGACGACCGGGTCGTGCGGCTGCTGGACCACCGGCCGGTCGAGTCTGAGCTGCGCCGCCGCCACAGCGGCCGCGACCTCAACCTGGAGGGCTTCGACCTCGACCACGTCAGTTTCGACGGCGCGGTGGTGTACCGCAACGCCTACGCCGGGGCGCGGCTGTCCGATGAGGAGATCGCGATCGCGTCCATCCTGGAGGCCACCGGCCGCTGGTGCCGCGACGAGGCCGAACCGCCGTACCCGCTGGCCGACGCCTGCCAGGACCACCTGATCAGCCTCGCCATCGACGAGTCGGTCCGCACCGGCCGCACGGTCCCGGTCGGCACGGAACCCTGGGCGGCCTGA
- a CDS encoding ABC transporter ATP-binding protein, with protein MTAPAPRRDSGPRLGPAAMMAGPSMTKPLNFKESSRRLLRLLNPYRSLVWLAVALGVTGVGLAVAGPRILGHATNLIFEGVVGKQLPAGVSKTDVVAGLRAQGHGNIADMMAAMNIVPGKGIDFDAVGRVLLVALAVYAAASLFSLFQFRLITTVVQRAIYNLREQVEHKLSRLPLSYFDGQQRGEVLSKATNDIDNVAQTMQQSLSQLMNSVLTIVGVLAMMVWISPLLAVIALVTVPLSVFVTMRIGKRAQPQFVAQWGVTGKLNGHIEEMYTGHSLVKVFGRQAEAAEKFREHNEALYTAGFKAQFISGLIQPAMFFIGNVNYVLVAVVGALRVASGSLSLGDVQAFIQYSRQFSQPLTQVAAMANLLQSGVASAERVFELLDAAEQSPEPVPAATVDPVRGQVSFEHVSFSYSPDKPLITDLSLAVEPGQTVAIVGPTGAGKTTLVNLLMRFYDVNGGRITLDGVDVNAMTREDLRAKMGMVLQDTWLFGGTIADNIAYGAHAPSQEQIVEAARATHVDRFVRTLPHGYDTVLDEEGTNVSAGERQLLTIARAFLAEPSILILDEATSSVDTRTEVLIQRALGSLRQGRTSFVIAHRLSTIRNADVILVMEHGAIVEQGSHDKLIAAGGAYARLYEAQFAAAVTE; from the coding sequence ATGACGGCCCCCGCTCCGCGCCGCGACAGCGGCCCCCGCTTAGGCCCGGCCGCGATGATGGCCGGCCCGTCGATGACCAAGCCGCTGAACTTCAAGGAGTCCAGCCGGCGGCTGCTGCGGCTGCTCAACCCGTACCGGTCGCTGGTGTGGCTGGCCGTGGCGCTCGGCGTCACCGGCGTCGGCCTGGCCGTGGCCGGCCCGCGCATCCTCGGCCACGCCACCAACCTCATCTTCGAGGGCGTGGTCGGCAAGCAGCTGCCGGCCGGGGTCAGCAAGACCGACGTCGTCGCGGGCCTGCGCGCGCAGGGCCACGGCAACATCGCCGACATGATGGCGGCCATGAACATCGTGCCCGGCAAGGGCATCGACTTCGACGCCGTGGGCCGCGTGCTGCTGGTGGCGCTGGCCGTGTACGCCGCCGCCTCGCTGTTCTCGCTGTTCCAGTTCCGCCTCATCACCACCGTCGTGCAGCGCGCGATCTACAACCTGCGCGAGCAGGTCGAGCACAAGCTGTCGCGGCTGCCGCTGAGCTACTTCGACGGCCAGCAGCGCGGCGAGGTGCTCAGCAAGGCGACCAACGACATCGACAACGTCGCGCAGACCATGCAGCAGTCGCTCAGCCAGCTGATGAACTCGGTGCTCACCATCGTCGGCGTCCTGGCGATGATGGTCTGGATCTCGCCGCTGCTGGCGGTGATCGCCCTGGTCACGGTGCCGCTGTCGGTGTTCGTGACGATGCGGATCGGCAAGCGGGCCCAGCCGCAGTTCGTCGCCCAGTGGGGCGTCACCGGCAAGCTCAACGGCCACATCGAGGAGATGTACACCGGGCACTCGCTGGTGAAGGTGTTCGGGCGGCAGGCCGAGGCGGCCGAGAAGTTCCGCGAGCACAACGAGGCGCTGTACACGGCCGGGTTCAAGGCGCAGTTCATCTCCGGGCTGATCCAGCCCGCGATGTTCTTCATCGGCAACGTGAACTACGTGCTGGTCGCCGTCGTCGGCGCGCTGCGGGTGGCGTCGGGTTCGCTGTCGCTGGGCGACGTCCAGGCGTTCATCCAGTACTCGCGCCAGTTCAGCCAGCCGCTGACCCAGGTCGCGGCCATGGCCAACCTGCTCCAGTCCGGCGTCGCCTCGGCCGAGCGGGTGTTCGAGCTGCTCGACGCGGCCGAGCAGAGCCCGGAGCCGGTCCCGGCCGCCACCGTCGACCCGGTGCGCGGGCAGGTCAGCTTCGAGCACGTGTCGTTCTCGTACAGCCCGGACAAGCCGTTGATCACCGACCTGTCGCTGGCGGTCGAACCCGGGCAGACGGTGGCCATCGTCGGCCCGACCGGCGCGGGCAAGACCACGCTGGTCAACCTGCTGATGCGCTTCTACGACGTCAACGGCGGCCGGATCACCCTCGACGGCGTCGACGTCAACGCGATGACCCGCGAGGACCTGCGCGCCAAGATGGGCATGGTGCTCCAGGACACCTGGCTGTTCGGCGGCACCATCGCCGACAACATCGCCTACGGCGCGCACGCCCCGAGCCAGGAGCAGATCGTCGAGGCGGCCAGGGCGACCCACGTCGACCGGTTCGTCCGTACGCTGCCCCACGGCTACGACACCGTGCTCGACGAGGAGGGCACCAACGTCAGCGCCGGTGAGCGCCAGCTGCTCACCATCGCGCGGGCGTTCCTGGCCGAGCCGAGCATCCTGATCCTCGACGAGGCCACCAGCTCGGTCGACACCCGTACCGAGGTGCTGATCCAGCGGGCGCTGGGCTCGCTGCGGCAGGGGCGCACCAGCTTCGTCATCGCGCACCGGCTCTCCACGATCCGCAACGCCGACGTCATCCTGGTGATGGAGCACGGCGCGATCGTCGAGCAGGGCTCGCACGACAAGCTGATCGCCGCGGGCGGCGCGTACGCGCGCCTGTACGAGGCCCAGTTCGCCGCCGCCGTCACCGAGTAG
- a CDS encoding ATP-binding protein, giving the protein MSTLVCHVRRHLPIAEIVVAGTLDDSTVIHVGVALSDCLADQPDAVVLDLAGVRCVDERLAAWLRGMAQTARHWPGAPLLVAASAVRLPADDGITAYDDAEAALAAAAALPVAPRRTVTLPPLPSSCGTARDLAGQACQDFGVPRLAQLVRLLASELTANAVVHARTELRLTVRRTAAGVDLAVRDRDPFLPQAPGPDDRGGGLELVSALAGSWGSMLTSDGKVVWARTGPAA; this is encoded by the coding sequence ATGTCGACACTGGTGTGCCATGTCCGGCGTCACCTGCCGATCGCGGAGATCGTGGTGGCGGGCACACTCGACGACTCGACGGTGATCCACGTCGGGGTGGCGCTCAGCGACTGCCTGGCCGATCAGCCCGACGCGGTGGTGCTGGACCTGGCCGGAGTGCGCTGCGTCGACGAGCGCCTGGCGGCCTGGCTGCGGGGCATGGCCCAGACGGCCCGGCACTGGCCGGGTGCGCCGCTGCTGGTCGCGGCCTCGGCGGTGCGCCTGCCCGCCGACGACGGCATCACCGCGTACGACGATGCCGAAGCGGCCCTGGCCGCGGCCGCCGCGCTGCCGGTCGCCCCGCGCCGCACCGTGACCCTGCCACCGCTGCCCAGCAGCTGCGGCACGGCCCGCGACCTGGCCGGGCAGGCCTGCCAGGACTTCGGCGTGCCCCGGCTGGCGCAGCTGGTGCGCCTGCTGGCCTCCGAACTGACCGCCAACGCGGTCGTACACGCCCGCACCGAGCTGCGGCTGACCGTGCGCCGCACCGCCGCCGGAGTGGACCTGGCCGTCCGCGACCGCGACCCGTTCCTGCCCCAGGCGCCCGGCCCCGACGACCGGGGCGGCGGCCTGGAGCTGGTCTCCGCGCTGGCCGGCTCGTGGGGCAGCATGCTGACCAGCGACGGCAAGGTGGTCTGGGCCCGCACCGGCCCGGCCGCCTGA
- a CDS encoding LysE/ArgO family amino acid transporter, translating into MIASLLAGFTSSMALIVAIGSQNAFVLRQGLRREHVLAVVLTCALSDALLITVGVGGLGAAVAAAPGLLAAVRWGGAAFLLGYAVLAARRALRPGTLRARDGAGSTLRATMLACLAFTFLNPHVYLDTVLLLGGLASQQDFRWLFAAGAALASAVWFTGLGAGAHRLAPVLARPITWRVLDGVIALTMTAIALGLLLS; encoded by the coding sequence ATGATCGCTTCGCTGCTGGCCGGGTTCACCTCATCGATGGCGCTGATCGTCGCCATCGGCAGCCAGAACGCCTTCGTGCTGCGCCAGGGGCTGCGCCGCGAGCACGTGCTGGCGGTCGTGCTGACCTGCGCGCTGTCGGACGCGCTGCTGATCACTGTCGGAGTCGGCGGGCTGGGCGCGGCCGTGGCCGCCGCGCCGGGGCTGCTGGCCGCGGTCCGCTGGGGCGGAGCGGCGTTCCTGCTCGGGTACGCCGTGCTGGCCGCCCGCCGCGCGCTGCGCCCCGGGACGCTGCGGGCCCGCGACGGCGCGGGCAGCACCCTGCGCGCCACCATGCTCGCCTGCCTGGCCTTCACCTTCCTCAACCCGCACGTGTACCTGGACACCGTGCTGCTGCTCGGCGGCCTGGCCAGCCAGCAGGACTTCCGCTGGCTGTTCGCGGCCGGGGCGGCTCTGGCCAGCGCGGTCTGGTTCACCGGCCTCGGCGCGGGCGCCCACCGGCTGGCCCCCGTCCTGGCCCGCCCGATCACCTGGCGCGTCCTGGACGGCGTCATCGCCCTGACCATGACCGCCATCGCCCTCGGCCTCCTCCTCTCCTGA
- a CDS encoding SDR family NAD(P)-dependent oxidoreductase: MSSIFVTGSADGIGLETARTLARDGHRVVLHARNEARADQVRAAVPDAAAVVVGDVSELTQTRALALAANALGPYDSVVHNVGVGGGAAHREVTPDGIERIFAVNVLAPYLLTALMPAPGRLVYLTSGLEAGGRADLDDPQYARRPWDGMQAYSDSKLYDVALAFAVARLWPGTLSNAVDPGWIKTRMGGQNAVDELPDGAETQVWLAAAPESEVGFTGRYLKRRRDLKANPAAYDLSVQDRLLALCAELTGQELPR, translated from the coding sequence ATGAGCAGCATCTTCGTGACCGGATCGGCCGACGGCATCGGCCTGGAGACCGCCCGCACGCTTGCGCGCGACGGCCACCGCGTCGTCCTGCACGCCCGGAACGAGGCCCGGGCCGACCAGGTGCGCGCGGCGGTGCCGGACGCGGCCGCGGTCGTGGTGGGCGACGTCTCCGAGCTTACCCAGACCCGGGCGCTGGCGCTCGCGGCTAACGCGCTCGGGCCGTACGACAGCGTGGTCCACAACGTGGGCGTCGGCGGCGGGGCGGCGCACCGCGAGGTGACCCCCGACGGCATCGAGCGGATATTCGCCGTCAACGTGCTGGCGCCGTACCTGCTGACGGCCCTGATGCCCGCGCCGGGCCGCCTGGTCTACCTGACCTCGGGCCTGGAGGCGGGCGGCCGCGCCGACCTCGACGACCCGCAGTACGCGCGCAGGCCCTGGGACGGCATGCAGGCCTACAGCGACTCCAAGCTGTACGACGTCGCGCTCGCGTTCGCCGTCGCCCGGCTGTGGCCGGGCACCCTCAGCAACGCCGTCGACCCGGGCTGGATCAAGACCCGGATGGGCGGCCAGAACGCCGTCGACGAGCTGCCCGACGGCGCCGAGACGCAGGTGTGGCTGGCCGCGGCGCCGGAGTCGGAGGTCGGGTTCACCGGCCGCTATCTCAAGCGCCGCCGGGACCTCAAGGCCAACCCGGCCGCGTACGACCTGTCGGTGCAGGACCGCCTGCTGGCCCTGTGCGCGGAGCTGACCGGACAGGAACTGCCGCGCTGA
- a CDS encoding TetR/AcrR family transcriptional regulator: MAETPARRSRRERPAKAALTRDGIVATAVALMRAEGLERVTMRRLAEELDTGAASLYVYVRNTAELHAAVLDERLGVVDLGPVAERGDWRERLERVLLSYTRVLFDHPGLAQSALVTRPTGPHYLNLIEGLLALLDAGGVAPARAAWAVDVLLLYATANAAEHATRTRAGTTEHDWDELTVALRGVSADTHPRLAALGTELLSGSGGDRLRWGLRVQINGVLHTDLPDGDDHH, encoded by the coding sequence ATGGCAGAGACACCAGCCCGGCGCAGCCGCCGGGAACGCCCGGCGAAAGCCGCCCTGACCAGGGACGGCATCGTCGCCACCGCGGTGGCGCTGATGCGGGCCGAGGGTCTGGAGCGGGTCACGATGCGGCGGCTGGCCGAGGAACTCGACACAGGCGCCGCCTCGCTGTACGTCTACGTGCGCAACACCGCCGAGCTGCACGCGGCCGTGCTCGACGAGCGCCTCGGCGTCGTCGACCTCGGACCGGTGGCGGAGCGGGGCGACTGGCGGGAGCGGCTGGAGCGGGTGCTGCTGTCGTACACCCGGGTGCTGTTCGACCATCCGGGGCTGGCGCAGTCGGCGCTGGTCACCCGGCCCACCGGGCCGCACTACCTCAACCTGATCGAGGGGCTGCTGGCGCTGCTCGACGCGGGCGGCGTCGCCCCGGCGCGGGCCGCCTGGGCCGTCGACGTGCTGCTGCTGTACGCCACCGCCAACGCCGCCGAACACGCCACCCGCACCCGCGCGGGCACCACCGAGCACGACTGGGACGAGCTCACCGTCGCGCTGCGCGGCGTGTCCGCCGACACCCACCCGCGCCTGGCCGCGCTGGGCACCGAACTGCTGTCCGGCTCGGGCGGCGACCGCCTGCGCTGGGGCCTGCGCGTCCAGATCAACGGCGTGCTGCACACGGACCTGCCCGACGGCGACGACCACCACTGA
- a CDS encoding cytochrome P450: MRVEEREREQVRGGAAGGGQVRLSRAGVGDTLRVARILLLPTVAQGLVIRRRLVTLAGRWWQPDARAVRLMQRLRGRYGGGALRLRNPGRPLVLALSTDAVRTLLSDTEPYSPATVEKTAALSRFQPHGLLITPGALRAPRRAVNERALDADLPVHHLAAAITAKISEEIAPLREQMGGRLAWDRFATAYWRAVRRIVLGDAARDDDELLDLLSMLRRDANWAQLRPRQDGVRQRFQRRLNAHLARREPGSLASLLPPPEPVVDPYGQVPHWLFAYDAAAATVLRTLAMLAVHPAQRAWAAADLRPGESPHRLPRLRACVLETLRLWPTTPAILREGTRPTRWGGGLLPARTSFLVYAPFLHRDDQTLPYAHRFEPARWIDANGHDEWSTVSFSAGPGRCPGRNLVLLTTTAILAVLLRDREPRLLSGPSLSPDLPLPVNLDHFGLRLRLVP; the protein is encoded by the coding sequence GTGCGGGTCGAGGAACGGGAACGGGAGCAGGTCAGGGGCGGTGCGGCGGGCGGCGGGCAGGTGCGGCTGTCACGGGCCGGTGTCGGCGACACGCTGCGGGTCGCGCGGATCCTGCTGCTGCCGACCGTGGCGCAGGGCCTGGTCATCCGGCGGCGGCTGGTCACGCTGGCCGGACGCTGGTGGCAGCCGGACGCGCGGGCGGTGCGGCTCATGCAGCGGCTGCGCGGCCGGTACGGCGGCGGCGCCCTGCGCCTGCGCAACCCCGGCCGCCCGCTGGTGCTGGCCCTGTCCACCGACGCGGTACGCACCCTGCTGTCCGACACCGAGCCATACAGCCCGGCCACGGTCGAGAAGACCGCCGCACTGTCGCGGTTCCAGCCGCACGGGCTGCTGATCACCCCGGGGGCGCTGCGCGCGCCGCGCCGGGCGGTCAACGAGCGGGCGCTCGACGCCGACCTGCCGGTGCACCACCTCGCCGCGGCGATCACCGCCAAGATCTCCGAGGAGATCGCGCCGCTGCGCGAGCAGATGGGCGGGCGGCTGGCCTGGGACCGGTTCGCCACGGCGTACTGGCGGGCGGTGCGGCGCATCGTGCTCGGCGACGCCGCCCGCGACGACGACGAGCTGCTCGACCTGCTGTCCATGCTGCGCCGCGACGCCAACTGGGCGCAGCTGCGGCCCCGGCAGGACGGGGTGCGGCAGCGGTTCCAGCGGCGGCTGAACGCGCACCTGGCCCGGCGCGAGCCGGGCAGCCTCGCCTCGCTGCTGCCGCCGCCCGAACCGGTCGTGGACCCGTACGGCCAGGTCCCGCACTGGCTGTTCGCCTATGACGCGGCCGCCGCGACCGTCTTGCGCACCCTGGCCATGCTGGCCGTGCACCCCGCCCAGCGGGCGTGGGCAGCCGCCGACCTGCGGCCGGGCGAGTCCCCGCACCGCCTGCCGCGACTGCGCGCCTGCGTGCTGGAGACGCTCCGGCTGTGGCCGACCACCCCGGCGATCCTGCGCGAGGGCACCAGGCCGACCCGCTGGGGCGGCGGGCTGTTGCCCGCGCGCACCTCGTTCCTGGTGTACGCCCCGTTCCTGCACCGGGACGACCAGACCCTGCCCTACGCGCACCGCTTCGAACCGGCGCGGTGGATCGACGCCAACGGCCATGACGAGTGGTCGACGGTGTCGTTCAGCGCCGGCCCGGGCCGCTGCCCGGGGCGCAACCTGGTGCTGCTGACGACCACCGCGATCCTGGCAGTGCTGCTGCGCGACCGCGAGCCGCGCCTGCTGTCCGGCCCGTCGCTCAGCCCGGACCTGCCCCTTCCCGTAAACCTGGACCACTTCGGCCTACGCCTGCGCCTGGTCCCGTAA